The Neoarius graeffei isolate fNeoGra1 chromosome 1, fNeoGra1.pri, whole genome shotgun sequence region TTGCAAGAAGCTCTTTTTCTATTTGAGCGTACCGGGATTCGGCGCTCGTCAAAGCCCTGGATGCATAAGCAACCGGTAGCCACTGCTCCTCATGTTGCTGTAGTAGCACCACCCCCAGGCCGTACTGCGAAGCGTCTGCTGAGATCCTGGTGCTCCTCTCTGGATCGTAGAACTTCAGCACAGGCTCTTGTGTTAGAGTCTCTTTTAATTGCTTAAAGCACTGTTCCTGCTCACATGACCACAATCATTCATTTTTCTGATCAAGTAGGTTTCTGAGTGGTGCTGAGCGTGTGGAAAGATCTGGTATGAATTTGGCGAGGTACGTTACCATACTGAGGAACCTTCTGACATCGTCTCTGTTTTGGGGTCGCTCCATGTTGTAGATTGCTGATACCTTTCTTGGATCTGGTTTCATCCCCTCTTCACTGACCACGTCACCGACAAAGGTAAGTGTTTTCACTCCAAACTTGCATTTGTCCTTATTCAGTTTCAGGTTCACCTCTCTTGTCTTGTCTAGTACTTGTCTCAGCCTCATGTCATGTTCTTCACGAGTAGATCCCCATACAATTATATCATCCATCATAGTATCAACTCCTGGTATGTGTTCAAATATCATGTGTATGGTTTTGTGGTATACCTCAGGTGCTGACAAGATGCCATACGGGAGACGAAGAAAGCGATACCTGCCTTCAGGTGAGTTGAAGGTGTAAAGCTTTGAACTCTCCTCTTCTAACTTTAGCTGCCAGAAACCTGACGAGGCATCCAATTTGCTGAACCATTTCGCACTAGCAAACTGCGCCATGATTTCTTCTCTGGTTGGTAACTTGAAGTGTTCTCTCTTTATTGCTCTATTTAGGTCCCTTGGATCAAGGCATATTCTCAAAGCACCTGTCTTCTTCTGTACTATCACCAGTGAACTGACTCATTCCGTAGGCTCGTCAGTCCTTTGATGACTTCCATTTTTTCCATACGTGCCAGCTCCTCCTTTAGCCTTTCCCTAAGCTTGAATGGCACTTTCCTGCATGGATGCACAACTGGGGACACGCTTTTATCCACATGTATCTTGTGTAGTCCAGGTAGACATCCGAGTCCTTCAAAACAGTCTCTGTACTCCTCCATGAGCGAGTCATGATCGTTTGAAGTTGATGGTGATGTCACTACGAACACTTTCTTGACCAGATTGAGCTTTTCACACGCACTGAGTCCGAGGATTGGCTGTACACTCTTATCCACGATCAGCAGCTGTGTCTTAATCTGCCATCCTTTATTCTTAAAGGTTGCTATGCAGCTTCCTTTCACAGGTATGGTCTCACCTGTGTATCCCGTCACTTTGACCTTTACAGGATGGATCTTGCTCTTTACGGTCAGTGTTCTATAGTCCTGAATAGACAGTAAATTTACCTGGGCTCCTGTATCGAGCTTGAATGGTATTATAGTCTCATTTACCTCAATCGGCACAATCCATTCAGCTTTGTCTGTGCCACAAGTCTGTCCACTGTCCACTACAAAGTCTTTCTCCTCTACTGAGTCATCTTCCTCTTCTTCCACTGCATGGACTTTCTTTTTTGTTGACGTTGCTTTGCAGCATTTGGAGAAGTGATTGTTTATTCCACAGTTATTACACGACTTGCCATATGCTGGACATGACTTGGGCTTATGACTGTTGCCACATTTACTGCACTTAAACTCTGATTTTTCATTTGCATCTTTTTGTTTGTTAAATGGCTTTCTTTTCTGCTCCTTTTTCATTACATGCACTGCTGTTTCACCTCTGCACAGCTCCTTGGCCTGTGCACGAGTTGTTTCTGCTGCTCTACACATGGTGACACATTTCTCTAATGTCAGTCCTGTCTCACCGAGAACTCTTTCTCTGAGTGCATTATCATCAGTTCCACAGACTATCCTGTCTCTAATTAGTGAGTCTTTTAAAGTCCCAAACTCACATGTTTTGCTCAGTGTGTGGAGCTCAGCTAAATACTGATCAAAAGGTACGCCTTATTTCTGGTCATGGGTAAAAAACTTATACCGCTCAAACGTGACATTTTGACTtggcacaaaatatttttcaaactTGGTCATAAGTGTTGTCAATGTTAAGGTAGCTTCATCTAACTGAAAGCTATTATatatgtccagagcatcttctccAATAACATGCAAAAAGATGGACGCTTTCAATTTTTCATCATCACCCCCTGCCCCACTTGCTGCCAAGTAGATATTGAATCTTTGTTTAAACCATTTCCAATTATCTGCAAGGTTACCAGTCAGTTGCATGAACGACGGTGGATTCAGCTTATCCATGACGACAACAGGTCTTTGTACCGGGATTTCGACCACTTGAATCTCTTCTGGTTCGTCGATTTCAGGAGCTACTTCAGCCTCTACTTGTGGTGAATCCTCCTCATTTTCCTCCACGACACTAACGTCTTCATTGTCACCTTCAGCCATGCCATCTCAGCCAATACACTGTAGCTAGCTATACTTTTCAAAGCTAACAACTATTTGACACGACCGGTGACTTTTTTTTCCTGCCTCAAACTTTTCGCCTTCTAACGTGTTGCTAAACGCGGCTTCCCTTTTCTTCCGTCTTCACTTGCAAATGACCACTTTCTGACACCatgttctattctattctattcaccaTGTTCTGTTCTATTCTAGGTGATGAACAGATGAGGCGTGTTGAATAAACTTGTGTTTTATTTCACATTGCCGCAGCGGCATGTTCAGGCATACATACAAAAACCTTTCCTGCTTCTATTCATCTAGTGTGCATACCTAGctcacaaggcattatgggaactggagttctaatgtTATTAACACATAACATCACAGGCTGGCGCCAGAAATTCAAACTTTGAAAAATCAGCTTGCAGTGTAAAATGTGGTTCCAAATAGTCATACTACTGCTTCAGATCTCAAGTGCTTTGTTTTTAATGTTGCACTTTTAAAATAACATTTGCTGTTGTGCACTGTTTAGTGCATATTTTATGGTATTAGCACTGATTTCGCTGTTTGATTCCATTCTGATTCACAAGGTCCCTAATTCATACAGACTTCGATTTGATTTCACATCGAATGTTTTAgctcctttgctttcagtatctggtgtgctcccttgtgcagcaataactgcaactaaacgtttccggtaactgttgatcagtcctgcacaccatcttggaggaattttagcccattcctccatacagaacagcttcaactctgggatgttagtgggtttcctcacatgaactgctcacttcaggtccttccacaacatttcgattggattaaggtcaggactttgacttggccatttcaaaacattaactttattattctttaaccattctttaaccATTTAACATTCtttaacaacttgtgtgcttggggtcgttgtcttgctgcatgacccaccttctcttgagattcagttcatggacagatgtcctgacattttcctttagaattcactgttataattcagaattcattgttccatcaatgatggcaagccgtcctgccccagatgcagcaaaacaggcccaaaccatgatactaccaccaccatgtttcacaggtgagataaggttcttttgctggaatgcagtgttttcctttctccaaatataacccttttcatttaaaccaaaaagttctattttgttctcatccgtccacaaaacatttttccaattgccttctggtttgtccatgtgatctttagcaaactgcagacgagcagaaatgttctttttggagagcagtggctttctccttgtaaccctgccatgcaccctattgttgttcagtgttctcctgatggtggactcatgaacattagccaatgtgagagaggccttcagttgcttagaagttaccctggggtcctttgtgacctcgctgactattacatgccttgctcttggagtgatctttgttggtcgaccactcctggggagggtaacaatggtcttgaatttcctccatttgtacacaatctgtctgactgtggattggtggagtccaaactctttagaggtggttttgcaaccttttccagcctgatgagcatcaacaacactttttttctgaggtcctcagaaatctcctttgttcgtgccatgatacacttctacaaacatgtgttgtgaagatcagactttgatagatccctgttctttaaataaaacagggtgctcactcacacctgattgtcatcccattgattgaaaccacctgactttaatttcaccttcatattcacatacttttgccactcacagatatgtaatattggatcattttcctcaataaataaatgaccaagtataatattttgtcttatttgtttaactgtgttctctttatctacttttaggacttgtgtgaaaatctgatgagcttttaggtcatatttatgcagaaatatagaaaattctaaagggttcacaaactttcaagcaccactgtaggtctaaATGtggatggttgtgtgtctctgtgtcagccctgtgatgaactggtgacttgtcctgggtgtaccctgcctctcacccatagtcagctgggaaagtctccagcttgcccatgaccctgcacaggagaagcggttacagataatggatggatggaaactgtATGGTATAGCTTCACAAActagaagaaatatttgagaaatcCTTTACCCAGGTCCACATATAAACATTTACATGACTAAATCAAGGGCTGTTTTGTGAATTTATGCAGCTTGTTAGAAGAGTGAAATTGATCATTTATGAAAAGTTACCAGGTATTCCAGTGACTAATGGCAGATCTTCTCCAAAACCTTTCACTGCATTGATGAATTAACAACATCACTTTATTCTCAAACTAACTTTATTCTTACAAATCTTGAAAACATCTTCAGATGGAACAATGTATATTGAAATGGACTTTAAACTGTACATTCAACTGATCTTACTTCTCAATGGCCTATATGACACATTGACATTGCTGTCAGAGCATAAAACAAGCATACCAGTGAAATACTACGAAATATAATACATAAACAGCATTGACTTTTCACTGGTTGATATCTTCAGTGAAAAGCAatcagcaggttttttttttttaattaacatttAAATGCTAAATTTGTGTCAGATGTCAAAGCAATAGTGTTGCATTGCATTTCACTTTCATCAGTGTGTTGTCATGCCACACTGAACGTAATCACTGTCCAATCACAACAGGATTGGTTGGAAGCAGATGGTAGAAAGGCTTGAAAGCATCTTATTCTGGATGTTCAATGTAGATTTTTATGCAGGACACTACCGGTATGTTCATGCAATTTGTGCATTACTTTTCTATTTGAAAGAAAACCACATGGTGAAATGCAATCAAATGTGTATTACTTTTAAAAATGGATTACATTAATTTTGGATGCACATTCGATGTTTAATTCTTAAAAGGCATATCCTTGCTGCTCGTTTTTCATTAACAAGGTCAAACAAGGTTAAAATATTTTGCTTTTCAGTGTGGCATGCGCATGTCACAAATGCAAAGCAATACTGTTTGTGTAATGCAtttcaaaacatttttttcaccaaTGTGATTGCTTTTCAGTCTAGCATGATATTCTTCATATTAAACTGCTGTAATACATGTAAAGTAACGAATCACGTTCAATACACCATTCTGTCTTCCCCATTACATGACAATACAATAAAGGAAAATGTTATGTTGATCTATTGAGCCATAATAATATGCATAGAGTAACATTTAAATCTGAACTGCAACAGGTATAAGGACATCCTCTTTGAGAAGGGTTATCTTATAAATCACAGAGTCGGATACGAGAGCCTATCCCTACCAGTCCAAAACCAGCATATACAGGCTCTGTAAACTGCGTCTGGACCTTGTAGATGAGGCTCAACTTACCTGAGACATTGTAAAAGGCTAAAATCCCTGCTCCATGATCCAGATATATTCCTATTCTAGAACAATCTAAAGATCTGTCAGTGTAGGATTTCTGGCACTTATTATCATGCCAGATTTCATATATGCCCCCATAGTTGCGCAAGGCCCATGAACTTCTGGATCTGCCAAAGAGAGGAGCCTGCTTCCCTTTCCTTTTTATCCCTTTGTATGAGACTGCAATATTAACCCATGAACCTTTTGTACCACATTCAATCTCCCAGTAACATGGTGACCCACGCAGACCTTCTCTGCATAAAACCTGCAGCCGTCTTTCAAATCTGTCAGGATGGAAAGGATAGTTCTCTGAAATTTGGACAGCGGTCAGTTCCAGGTCCAGATTACTCAGTTGGAGCTTGTCATGCACCGTATTTGTATCCAGAGTCAGTTTGATCGCATCTGTTGTGGAAGAATTTGAAACAAAGTCAGTTTTTGGTGAATGTGTAATTAATGTGGCTTGTTTTCATTGCTAGCAGTTAGACTACCATCGTTTCCAGTTGCTTACGTAATTAGCTAGGCCACAAATCAAATTCTAGCTAATGGTAAATATTGCAAATGTACAAAAATTCAATGGTGTTTTCAAGCAAAATGTTGTAGTCACTTCAAAATAAAAATTCCCTAACAGTTTTAGATAAGCTATAAAAGGTGCATTTTCACATGAAAGTATGACTCATTTTTTAATCagtttttaacatttcctttatactttttaatacttggacatttaaaatAAGAACTTTTTTACCTTCACTAGAGGAAATGTTTGACTGGATTCACAGATTGTTGTGAaaaaaaatgtgtgaaaatcACACATTTATTCAAAAATACTCTCACATATAATTTCTCAATACTTTGTCCAACCCTGGTAGTTACTATGGTTGAGGCGCATGGGATAAGTGATCTCTGTATCAATCACAGAGATAGGAGTGTCATGATGTACACATATGTACCACATCCATTGTTTTAatataaacagattttttttacctttattttttttgtaagtcTGTAAGCTGTACCTGTGTTTACAAAAAAGTCCAGAAGCGTCAGTGTAGGATTTCTGGCAGTGTGGATTTCTGGCAGTGCAGATTTCTGTTAGTGTAGGATATCTGAAATCCTTTTTAAATGTCATCTATATGTTCTTGTTCTACATTTTAAGTCTTTAGGTTTAGAGCACTTCCTGGATTGTCTTTAAACAGAAGacaaagcaaaaaacaaaaacaccaaacaaaccaaaaagcAGCTCACATTTTAAGAGCTCCTGATATGTCTGTGGTAGTGGTGCAGATATGATACCAATGTTTTTTACTGTGAAAAAAGAAATGGAATTAGAATTTCATGCAACAAATATGCATTTTAAGAAAAATTTGACATTCTCAGCAATAAATTAAATTACAGAGAATACCTCTTTCAGAGATCGTCATGAATGTCCACTGGCAGATTAAGTGCAGTTCTTTGATAAGATTTGAGACAGCATCAGTAGTAAGCTGAAATGGACAGGATGGATGGACTGATAGAGCTGGGATCTGGATGAACTTTGTGAGATAAGGAATAGAAGCAGCACTCTGaaaaatgaaattttttttgAGTCAGAATCTCACAAAATGCTAGGAAAGGAAAGCTTTTGGGGAAGGCAGTCTGGCTGTCTCTTCTTCCTTAGCATCAAACGTTGTTTCCTCTTTCGAGTATTAATTGCCTTACATTAACTTTTGCCTCATTAAACTTTAAAACTCTAGAAAGCAAGGGAATATACAGTGGATatgaaaagtgtacacaccctgttaaaatgataggtttttctgatgtaaaaaaaggagaccatgataaataatttaaacttttcccacctttaatgtgacctataacctgtacaattcaattgaaaaacaaatctgttagggggaaaaacataaaaaatatacaataatATTGTATATTGCATAAGTGTGCatacccttaaagtgcatattctggaccaatttcgttttttttttttttaaatatgaaagtatgtccctttacacactcatccagaagggtaattttgcacaaggccatctgtctacagcagaaaaaaataaaataacgcatctggaaaaatcccaagggagtctggagccagattcatgacgttacctgcggaagcgccagcaggctgcgcaagcttgcacagtttcagtgcacagcctgtgtagatcaAGTGCTCCCATttatctctcattgtccggtcttttgggaaatgatcccatcaagattggtgttgctacaccctcctacgatgcatctggtaaccattttaataattacgtgataatgaagaaatttgcagaaaaccaccaggtcgttttctcataaacaaaccagcactgacgtaagattcggagggaggcgtcccgcacgcaacatcacgaaaatcaatgtttgccgggaaatccaaatgccaagttttttcagaggcggaccaattcgccttaaatggcttgatttcaactgaatttttctggtattgcacaaggtaaaaaattgcacaaaatgcaaaatttgacagatatttgaccaaagtttaatataacataggggaattacattgatcttgctcctgaatttacccgtgatatgcactttaaactaatactttgtttaaatcaaaagcaccttttgatttaattacagcattcagtctttctgggtaggagtctatcagcctgccacatctagacttggcaatatttgcccactcttccttgcaaaagcgctccagatctgtcgggttgcaagggcatctcttgtgcacagccctcttcaggtcaccccacagattttcaattggatttaagtATGGGCTCtggctaggccattccaaaactttttttgggtcattgtcatgctgaaagatgaaattcctcttcatcttcagctttctagcagacacctgaaggttttgggcca contains the following coding sequences:
- the LOC132891867 gene encoding tripartite motif-containing protein 16-like, whose translation is MDEKTTKSVDLNYTVPSDVECDVCTGRKRKAEQSCLECVASFCEKHRDLHNILHVGKKHKLVAATGSFKESFCPEHNKLMEVFCRKDQQCICHLCITNKHRDHDVILIDDEVPEKKIKLGKMQRETTEMIQTREKEEQDLKQAINSFKTSAVQAMEENEKSFTELIHSTEMRHCAVKELILAQEEAAVKQVNTLLERLEKEVTDLKSKNAELQHLEQLSQADNDIYFLQSAASIPYLTKFIQIPALSVHPSCPFQLTTDAVSNLIKELHLICQWTFMTISERVKNIGIISAPLPQTYQELLKYAIKLTLDTNTVHDKLQLSNLDLELTAVQISENYPFHPDRFERRLQVLCREGLRGSPCYWEIECGTKGSWVNIAVSYKGIKRKGKQAPLFGRSRSSWALRNYGGIYEIWHDNKCQKSYTDRSLDCSRIGIYLDHGAGILAFYNVSGKLSLIYKVQTQFTEPVYAGFGLVGIGSRIRLCDL